A stretch of Streptomyces vietnamensis DNA encodes these proteins:
- a CDS encoding 5-formyltetrahydrofolate cyclo-ligase — MNPEMSEKTVLRSRLLGARAALAPVLIEDAAESLARHGMELAELSGAATVAAYVSVGREPGTRALLDALHARGVRVLLPVLLPDNDLDWAAYEGREALAKAGRGLLEPTGPRLGPEAVCEADAVLLPGLAVDGRGMRLGRGGGSYDRVLARLARAGVDPALVVLLYADEVVTRVPEEPHDHPVHAVVTPEGVTRFRP, encoded by the coding sequence ATGAATCCGGAGATGTCCGAAAAGACCGTGCTGCGCAGCCGACTTCTGGGCGCCCGCGCCGCACTGGCCCCCGTCCTCATCGAGGACGCCGCCGAATCCCTCGCCCGGCACGGAATGGAACTGGCCGAACTCTCCGGGGCCGCCACCGTCGCCGCCTATGTGTCGGTGGGCCGCGAACCGGGCACGCGCGCGCTGCTCGACGCCCTCCACGCGCGCGGGGTGCGGGTCCTGCTCCCCGTCCTGCTGCCCGACAACGACCTGGACTGGGCTGCGTACGAGGGACGGGAGGCGCTGGCGAAGGCCGGCCGCGGCCTCCTGGAGCCGACCGGGCCCCGGCTCGGCCCCGAGGCGGTGTGCGAAGCCGACGCCGTACTGCTGCCGGGCCTCGCCGTCGACGGGCGCGGGATGCGGCTCGGGCGGGGCGGCGGCTCGTACGACCGGGTCCTCGCCCGCCTCGCACGCGCGGGCGTGGATCCCGCCCTGGTGGTGCTCCTCTACGCGGACGAGGTGGTCACGCGGGTCCCGGAGGAACCGCACGACCACCCCGTGCACGCGGTGGTGACCCCGGAGGGGGTCACCCGATTCCGCCCCTGA
- a CDS encoding penicillin acylase family protein — translation MPSNTSAPPGKKTAKKKGRRARLILVLLVLALVAGIGFGGYWGVSTVRASFPQTTGEIRLDNLSADVEVKRDANGVPQIYADNETDLFRAQGYVQAQDRFYEMDVRRHVTAGRLSEMFGESQVDTDAFLRTLGWRRVAQEEYDKVLSPETKKYLKAYAEGVNAYLKDRAPKDVSVEYAALALTNDYAIEPWTPVDSVAWLKAMAWDLRGNMQDEIDRSLMTSRLSAKQIKQLYPEYPYALHQPILDKGAVDGSTGKFDPKADATEGDGTTTGDTPGTGPGGSSGSSGSSGGVSSQLGALSEVLDTVPALLGPNGNGIGSNSWVVAGKYTTSGKPLLANDPHLAPQLPSLWYQMGLHCRSVSETCRYDVAGYTFSGMPGVIIGHNDKIAWGLTNLGADVTDLYLEKIGPDGYLVDGKVKPFTSREETIKVAGGTDRKITVRSTGHGPLVSDRSSELEKVGQKAPVGNAAPDRGTGYGVSLQWTALQPGHSMDAIFALDRAKDFTTFRAAAKNFEVPSQNLIYADAEGNIGYQSPGKIPQRATGDGTLPAPGWDSKYRWKGYIPFEKLPYEYNPERGYIVTANQAVIDQKTYPDLLTKDWGYGSRSQRINDLIESKIKDGGKISPDDMRTMQTDNRSEIATLLNPLLLKIDIADPQVREAQKLLEGWDYTQEPDSAAAAYFNAVWRNVLKLAFGNKLPKELRAEGDCISVRPADATGPVDEQNRLVRECGQRDPDSAQPDGGDRWYEVVRPLLKQEKNEWWTTPGNRLDPATETRDQLLARAMKDARWELTAKLGKDVSTWSWGRLHQLTLKNQTLGTAGPGVVQKLLNRGPWNLGGGEAAVDATGWNAAGGYEVIWVPSMRMVVNVGDWDKSRWVNLTGASGHAFHSNYTDQTDTWAKGELYDWAYGKAAVDAAAKDTLTLKP, via the coding sequence ATGCCCTCCAACACGTCCGCGCCCCCCGGCAAGAAGACCGCCAAGAAGAAAGGGCGGCGCGCCCGCCTGATCCTCGTCCTCCTGGTCCTCGCACTGGTCGCGGGCATCGGCTTCGGCGGCTACTGGGGCGTCAGCACCGTCCGGGCCTCGTTCCCGCAGACGACCGGCGAGATCCGCCTCGACAACCTCTCCGCCGACGTCGAGGTGAAGCGGGACGCGAACGGCGTCCCGCAGATCTACGCCGACAACGAGACGGACCTCTTCCGCGCCCAGGGCTACGTGCAGGCGCAGGACCGGTTCTACGAGATGGACGTCCGCCGGCACGTGACCGCGGGCCGGCTCTCCGAGATGTTCGGCGAGAGCCAGGTCGACACCGACGCCTTCCTGCGCACCCTCGGCTGGCGCCGGGTCGCGCAGGAGGAGTACGACAAGGTCCTGTCGCCGGAGACGAAGAAGTACCTCAAGGCGTACGCGGAAGGCGTCAACGCCTATCTGAAGGACCGCGCCCCGAAGGACGTCTCCGTCGAGTACGCGGCGCTCGCCCTCACCAACGACTACGCGATCGAGCCGTGGACCCCCGTCGACTCGGTGGCCTGGCTCAAGGCGATGGCCTGGGACCTGCGCGGCAACATGCAGGACGAGATCGACCGCTCGCTGATGACGAGCCGGCTGAGCGCGAAGCAGATCAAGCAGCTGTACCCGGAGTACCCGTACGCGCTCCACCAGCCGATCCTCGACAAGGGCGCCGTCGACGGGTCCACCGGGAAGTTCGACCCGAAGGCCGACGCGACCGAGGGCGACGGCACGACCACCGGGGACACCCCGGGCACCGGCCCCGGCGGTTCCTCCGGCTCCTCCGGCTCCTCCGGCGGTGTGTCCTCCCAGCTCGGGGCCCTCTCCGAGGTCCTCGACACCGTCCCCGCCCTGCTCGGCCCGAACGGCAACGGCATCGGCTCGAACTCCTGGGTCGTCGCCGGCAAGTACACGACCTCCGGCAAGCCGCTCCTCGCCAACGACCCGCACCTCGCGCCCCAGCTGCCGTCCCTCTGGTACCAGATGGGCCTGCACTGCCGCTCGGTCTCGGAGACCTGCCGCTACGACGTCGCCGGCTACACCTTCTCCGGCATGCCCGGCGTGATAATCGGCCACAACGACAAGATCGCCTGGGGCCTCACCAACCTCGGCGCCGACGTGACCGACCTCTACCTGGAGAAGATCGGCCCCGACGGCTACCTCGTCGACGGCAAGGTCAAGCCCTTCACCAGCCGCGAGGAGACCATCAAGGTCGCCGGCGGCACCGACCGCAAGATCACCGTCCGCTCCACCGGGCACGGACCGCTTGTCTCCGACCGTTCCTCCGAACTGGAGAAGGTCGGCCAGAAGGCCCCCGTCGGCAACGCCGCCCCCGACCGCGGCACCGGCTACGGCGTCTCCCTCCAGTGGACCGCGCTCCAGCCCGGCCACTCGATGGACGCGATCTTCGCCCTCGACCGCGCCAAGGACTTCACCACCTTCCGGGCCGCCGCCAAGAACTTCGAGGTGCCGTCCCAGAACCTGATCTACGCCGACGCCGAGGGCAACATCGGCTACCAGTCCCCGGGCAAGATCCCGCAGCGCGCCACGGGCGACGGCACCCTGCCCGCGCCCGGCTGGGACTCCAAGTACCGGTGGAAGGGGTACATCCCCTTCGAGAAGCTGCCGTACGAGTACAACCCGGAGCGCGGCTACATCGTCACCGCCAACCAGGCCGTGATCGACCAGAAGACCTACCCCGACCTGCTCACCAAGGACTGGGGCTACGGCTCGCGCAGCCAGCGGATCAACGACCTCATCGAGTCGAAGATCAAGGACGGCGGCAAGATCTCGCCGGACGACATGCGGACCATGCAGACCGACAACCGCAGCGAGATCGCGACCCTGCTCAACCCGCTGCTGCTGAAGATCGACATCGCCGACCCGCAGGTCCGCGAGGCGCAGAAGCTCCTCGAGGGCTGGGACTACACCCAGGAGCCCGACTCGGCCGCCGCCGCCTACTTCAACGCGGTCTGGCGCAACGTCCTCAAGCTCGCCTTCGGGAACAAGCTGCCCAAGGAGCTGCGCGCCGAGGGCGACTGCATCAGCGTCCGTCCGGCCGACGCCACCGGTCCGGTCGACGAGCAGAACCGGCTCGTCCGCGAGTGCGGCCAGCGCGACCCCGACTCGGCGCAGCCGGACGGCGGCGACCGCTGGTACGAGGTGGTCCGCCCGCTCCTCAAGCAGGAGAAGAACGAGTGGTGGACGACCCCCGGCAACCGCCTGGACCCGGCCACCGAGACCCGTGACCAGCTGCTCGCCCGCGCCATGAAGGACGCCCGCTGGGAGCTGACCGCCAAGCTCGGCAAGGACGTCTCCACCTGGAGCTGGGGCCGACTGCACCAGCTGACCCTGAAGAACCAGACCCTCGGCACCGCCGGACCCGGCGTCGTGCAGAAGCTCCTCAACCGCGGCCCGTGGAACCTGGGCGGCGGCGAGGCGGCGGTCGACGCCACCGGCTGGAACGCGGCCGGCGGCTACGAGGTCATCTGGGTGCCGTCGATGCGGATGGTCGTCAACGTCGGCGACTGGGACAAGTCCCGCTGGGTCAACCTGACCGGCGCCTCCGGGCACGCCTTCCACTCGAACTACACCGACCAGACGGACACCTGGGCGAAGGGCGAGCTGTACGACTGGGCCTACGGCAAGGCGGCGGTCGACGCGGCGGCGAAGGACACACTCACGCTGAAGCCCTGA
- a CDS encoding potassium/proton antiporter, whose translation MTVHQLNELLLVCSLVLLVAVAAVRISSRSGLPSLLLYLGIGVAIGQDGIGNVAFDNAELTQVIGYAALVVILAEGGLGTKWKEIKPALPAAVVLSTVGVAVSVGITAAGAHYLVGLDWRQALIIGAVVSSTDAAAVFSVLRKVPLPSRVTGVLEAESGFNDAPVVILVVAFSTVGPVDHWYLLVAEIALELAIGVAVGLAVGFVGAYGLKHVALPASGLYPIAVMAIAVVAYAAGAMAHGSGFLAVYLASMVLGNAKLPHAPANRGFAEGLGWIAQIGMFVLLGLLVTPHELGHDFWPAVVIGLVLTVVARPMEVLVSLLPFRIPWQEQALMSWAGLRGAVPIILATIPMVSKIEGSERIFNIVFVLVVVYTLVQGPTLPWLAKALKLGDAAEAADLGVESAPLERLRGHLLSVAIPERSRMHGVEVAELRLPAGAAVTLVVREGASFVPGPATVLRHGDELLVVATDPVRDATERRLRAVGQGGKLAGWLGTGGATAASAPAATGRFHLPGSERHRKTPG comes from the coding sequence CTGACTGTCCACCAGCTCAACGAACTCCTGCTCGTCTGCTCCCTCGTCCTGCTCGTGGCCGTCGCGGCCGTGCGGATCTCCTCCCGGAGCGGGCTCCCCAGCCTCCTGCTCTACCTGGGCATCGGCGTCGCGATCGGGCAGGACGGCATCGGCAACGTCGCCTTCGACAACGCGGAACTCACCCAGGTCATCGGCTACGCCGCCCTCGTCGTGATCCTCGCCGAGGGTGGCCTCGGCACGAAGTGGAAGGAGATCAAGCCGGCGCTGCCCGCCGCGGTCGTCCTCTCCACCGTCGGCGTCGCCGTCAGCGTCGGCATCACCGCCGCCGGCGCCCACTACCTCGTCGGCCTCGACTGGCGGCAGGCCCTGATCATCGGCGCCGTCGTCTCCTCCACCGACGCCGCGGCCGTCTTCTCCGTACTGCGCAAGGTGCCCCTCCCCTCACGGGTCACCGGCGTCCTGGAGGCCGAGTCCGGCTTCAACGACGCCCCCGTCGTCATCCTCGTCGTCGCCTTCTCCACGGTCGGACCCGTCGACCACTGGTACCTGCTCGTCGCCGAGATCGCCCTCGAGCTCGCCATCGGCGTCGCCGTCGGCCTCGCCGTCGGCTTCGTCGGCGCCTACGGCCTCAAGCACGTCGCGCTGCCCGCCTCCGGCCTGTACCCGATCGCCGTCATGGCCATCGCCGTCGTCGCGTACGCCGCCGGCGCCATGGCCCACGGCTCCGGCTTCCTCGCCGTCTACCTGGCCTCGATGGTCCTCGGCAACGCCAAGCTGCCCCACGCGCCCGCGAACCGCGGCTTCGCCGAGGGGCTCGGCTGGATCGCCCAGATCGGCATGTTCGTCCTGCTCGGCCTGCTCGTCACCCCGCACGAGCTCGGCCACGACTTCTGGCCCGCCGTCGTCATCGGCCTCGTCCTGACGGTGGTCGCCCGGCCCATGGAGGTCCTGGTCAGCCTGCTGCCCTTCCGGATCCCCTGGCAGGAGCAGGCCCTGATGTCCTGGGCCGGCCTGCGCGGAGCCGTCCCCATCATCCTCGCCACCATCCCGATGGTGTCGAAGATCGAGGGCAGCGAGCGGATCTTCAACATCGTCTTCGTCCTCGTCGTCGTCTACACCCTCGTCCAGGGCCCGACGCTGCCCTGGCTGGCCAAGGCCCTCAAGCTGGGCGACGCCGCCGAGGCCGCCGACCTCGGCGTCGAATCCGCCCCCCTGGAGCGGCTGCGCGGACACCTGCTCTCCGTCGCCATCCCGGAGCGCTCCCGGATGCACGGCGTCGAGGTCGCCGAACTGCGCCTCCCGGCCGGAGCCGCGGTCACCCTCGTCGTACGGGAGGGCGCCAGCTTCGTACCGGGGCCCGCGACCGTCCTGCGGCACGGCGACGAACTCCTCGTCGTCGCCACCGACCCCGTACGGGACGCCACCGAGCGACGCCTGCGGGCCGTCGGACAGGGCGGCAAGCTCGCCGGCTGGCTCGGGACCGGGGGCGCGACGGCGGCCTCGGCGCCGGCCGCCACCGGGCGCTTCCATCTGCCGGGCAGCGAGCGCCACAGGAAAACTCCCGGTTAA
- a CDS encoding MFS transporter, producing MASTVITDKRPGYGQLLRTPGALSFLLPGFAARQPFAMLTIGIVLLVQHTTGSFGSAGAVAAVTGVSMALFAPQSGKLADRFGQRAVLVPGVLVHAASVSLLVALALAGAPLWALFLAAVPAGASVPQVGPMVRARWAAKLDGTPLMPTAAAFESVTDEFTFVVGPVLATALCTGVHPAAGLIAEAALTLVGGLFFAAQRATQPAYGISAATSAEPHRSALSVPGVRVLIVAFLGIGSVFGGMQVSLTAFTEEIGNPGANGLLYGIFAAGNMLAGIAMGAVAWKTGPRRRLILGYAGLTAAASLLWTAHSVLLLGTLGLVVGLCIAPALITGYTIVETLIPASARTEAFTWLTGAVALGQAAAVTVAGRLADAHGSSAGFLVPMAGTALALTTLLALRSRLKPREASRVAARGIGHRVPVAVD from the coding sequence GTGGCGTCCACGGTCATCACGGACAAGCGGCCCGGCTACGGGCAGCTACTGCGCACACCCGGTGCACTGTCCTTCCTGCTCCCCGGCTTCGCCGCCCGGCAGCCCTTCGCGATGCTGACCATCGGCATCGTCCTGCTCGTGCAGCACACCACCGGATCCTTCGGCAGCGCCGGCGCGGTCGCCGCCGTCACCGGCGTCTCCATGGCGCTGTTCGCCCCGCAGAGCGGCAAGCTCGCCGACCGCTTCGGCCAGCGCGCCGTCCTGGTCCCCGGCGTCCTCGTCCACGCCGCCTCCGTCTCGCTGCTCGTCGCGCTCGCCCTGGCCGGCGCCCCGCTCTGGGCGCTGTTCCTGGCCGCCGTCCCCGCCGGTGCCTCCGTGCCCCAGGTCGGGCCGATGGTCCGGGCCCGCTGGGCCGCCAAGCTGGACGGCACCCCGCTGATGCCGACGGCCGCCGCCTTCGAATCCGTCACGGACGAGTTCACCTTCGTCGTCGGCCCCGTCCTCGCCACCGCCCTGTGCACCGGCGTCCACCCGGCCGCCGGCCTGATCGCCGAGGCCGCCCTCACGCTCGTCGGCGGCCTGTTCTTCGCCGCGCAGCGCGCCACCCAGCCCGCGTACGGGATCTCCGCGGCCACCTCCGCCGAACCCCACCGCTCGGCGCTCTCCGTCCCCGGCGTCCGCGTCCTGATCGTCGCCTTCCTCGGCATCGGCTCCGTCTTCGGCGGCATGCAGGTCTCCCTCACCGCCTTCACCGAGGAGATCGGCAACCCCGGCGCCAACGGCCTGCTGTACGGGATCTTCGCCGCCGGCAACATGCTCGCGGGCATCGCCATGGGCGCCGTCGCCTGGAAGACCGGCCCCCGCCGCCGCCTGATCCTGGGCTACGCGGGCCTCACCGCCGCCGCCTCCCTGCTGTGGACCGCGCACTCGGTGCTGCTCCTCGGCACCCTGGGCCTGGTCGTCGGCCTGTGCATCGCCCCCGCCCTGATCACCGGCTACACCATCGTCGAGACCCTGATCCCGGCCTCGGCCCGTACCGAGGCCTTCACCTGGCTCACCGGCGCCGTCGCGCTCGGCCAGGCTGCGGCCGTCACGGTCGCCGGCCGCCTCGCCGACGCCCACGGTTCGAGCGCCGGATTCCTGGTGCCGATGGCGGGCACGGCCCTCGCCCTGACCACGCTGCTCGCCCTGCGGTCGCGGCTGAAGCCGCGCGAGGCGAGCCGGGTCGCGGCACGTGGTATCGGTCACCGAGTGCCGGTGGCGGTGGACTGA
- a CDS encoding FmdB family zinc ribbon protein, which translates to MPTYQYQCTECGEGLEAVQKFTDDALTECPSCHGRLKKVFSAVGIVFKGSGFYRNDSRGSSSSSSPASSKSSTSSSTSSSASSSSSSDAKPAASTASSSASSTSSSSTGSSAA; encoded by the coding sequence GTGCCGACCTACCAGTACCAGTGCACCGAGTGCGGCGAAGGCCTCGAGGCGGTGCAGAAGTTCACCGATGACGCCCTGACCGAGTGCCCCAGCTGCCACGGACGCCTGAAGAAGGTGTTCTCGGCCGTCGGCATCGTCTTCAAGGGCTCCGGCTTCTACCGGAACGACAGCCGCGGCTCTTCGTCCAGCAGCTCGCCGGCCTCGTCGAAGTCCTCGACGTCCTCGTCGACCTCTTCGTCCGCGTCTTCCTCGTCCTCCTCGGACGCGAAGCCGGCCGCGTCGACCGCGTCCTCTTCCGCCTCCTCGACGTCCTCGTCGAGCACCGGAAGCTCGGCCGCCTGA
- a CDS encoding S-methyl-5'-thioadenosine phosphorylase: MANHDVYADIGVIGGSGFYSFLEDVTEVSVDTPYGSPSDSLFLGEIAGRRVAFLPRHGRGHTVPPHRINYRANLWALRSVGVRQVLGPCAVGGLREEYGPGTLVVPDQLVDRTKSRAQTYFDGEQRADGALPNVVHVTFADPYCPDGRRVAVKAARGRGWEPVDGGTMVVVEGPRFSTRAESRWHAAAGWSVVGMTGHPEAVLARELGLCYTSLALVTDLDAGAETGEGVSHTEVLRVFGENVGRLREVLFDAVGALPATADRDCLCMRAHDGWDLGIELP, translated from the coding sequence ATGGCGAACCATGACGTGTACGCGGACATCGGCGTGATCGGCGGCTCCGGCTTCTACTCGTTCCTGGAGGACGTCACGGAGGTGTCCGTCGACACCCCGTACGGCAGCCCCAGCGACTCCCTCTTCCTCGGCGAGATCGCCGGCCGGCGGGTCGCCTTCCTCCCCCGGCACGGCCGCGGCCACACCGTCCCGCCGCACCGGATCAACTACCGGGCCAACCTCTGGGCGCTGCGTTCCGTGGGCGTACGGCAGGTCCTCGGGCCCTGCGCCGTCGGCGGGCTGCGCGAGGAGTACGGGCCCGGCACGCTCGTCGTGCCCGACCAGCTCGTCGACCGTACGAAGAGCCGGGCGCAGACCTACTTCGACGGGGAGCAGCGGGCCGACGGGGCCCTGCCGAACGTCGTCCACGTGACCTTCGCCGACCCCTACTGCCCGGACGGGCGGCGGGTCGCGGTCAAGGCCGCCCGGGGGCGCGGCTGGGAGCCGGTGGACGGCGGCACGATGGTCGTCGTCGAGGGACCCCGCTTCTCCACCCGCGCCGAGTCGCGGTGGCACGCCGCCGCCGGCTGGTCCGTGGTCGGCATGACCGGGCACCCCGAGGCCGTCCTCGCCCGCGAGCTGGGCCTCTGCTACACCTCGCTCGCGCTCGTCACCGACCTGGACGCGGGCGCCGAGACCGGCGAGGGCGTCTCCCACACCGAGGTGCTGCGGGTGTTCGGCGAGAACGTGGGACGGCTGCGGGAGGTGCTCTTCGACGCGGTGGGGGCCCTGCCGGCGACGGCGGACCGGGACTGCCTGTGCATGCGGGCGCACGACGGCTGGGACCTGGGGATCGAGCTGCCGTAA
- the mscL gene encoding large conductance mechanosensitive channel protein MscL — protein MAEKKESLLGGFKAFLMRGNVIDLAVAVVIGAAFTNIVNSVVKGIINPIVGAFGTKDLESYASCIKGECVVVNGEMQGVQIQWGLVLSAVLSFLITAAVVYFLMVLPMAKILAKRAAHEKAKEGVEEVMEVSELEVLKEIRDHLVAQRVPSVNNTHPGTGVAGGGSAGAHSTS, from the coding sequence GTGGCCGAGAAGAAGGAAAGTCTGCTGGGAGGCTTCAAGGCCTTCCTGATGCGGGGCAACGTGATCGACCTGGCGGTGGCGGTCGTCATCGGTGCGGCCTTCACGAACATCGTGAACTCGGTGGTCAAGGGCATCATCAACCCCATCGTCGGCGCCTTCGGCACCAAGGACCTGGAGAGCTACGCGTCCTGCATCAAGGGCGAGTGCGTGGTGGTCAACGGCGAGATGCAGGGCGTCCAGATCCAGTGGGGCCTGGTCCTCAGCGCGGTGCTGAGCTTCCTGATCACCGCGGCCGTCGTCTACTTCCTCATGGTCCTGCCGATGGCGAAGATCCTCGCCAAGCGCGCCGCGCACGAGAAGGCGAAGGAGGGCGTCGAGGAGGTCATGGAGGTCAGCGAGCTGGAGGTCCTCAAGGAGATCCGCGACCACCTGGTCGCCCAGCGCGTCCCGTCCGTGAACAACACGCACCCGGGCACCGGGGTCGCCGGCGGTGGCAGCGCGGGGGCGCACTCCACCTCCTGA
- a CDS encoding low temperature requirement protein A, with protein MTQPFLPLTARSREESHRVATSLELFFDLCFVVAVAQAGAELVHAVAEGHAGQGILNYAMVFFAIWWAWMNFSWFASAYDNDDVLYRVVTLIQIAGVLILAAGVSRAFEEHDFLVVYLGYVVMRLAMASQWLRAAHHATAPAERTMCRRYAGGVLAVQIGWLALVLAPESARPWVFLVMALAEMAVPVYAEKDAPSAWHPHHIAERYGLFTIIVLGETVAAATVAVKTGIVENDALGEVLPIAAGGLLLVFAAWWIYFVVPAHDRLTSSRQGFLWGYGHYVIFSSAAAVGAGLEIAVEQSVGKAHISTLAASAAVTIPSAVFLLSVWLLHARYFKVGIAQQLVLPVSSFAILMCTFAGHWAVLAAGIVAAATVAVGVTLTARNPATRARTRA; from the coding sequence ATGACACAACCGTTCCTGCCCCTCACCGCCCGCTCCCGCGAGGAGTCGCACCGGGTCGCCACGTCCCTGGAGCTCTTCTTCGACCTGTGTTTCGTCGTGGCCGTCGCCCAGGCCGGTGCCGAGCTCGTGCACGCGGTCGCCGAGGGCCACGCGGGCCAGGGCATCCTCAACTACGCGATGGTCTTCTTCGCGATCTGGTGGGCCTGGATGAACTTCTCCTGGTTCGCCTCGGCCTACGACAACGACGACGTCCTCTACCGGGTCGTCACCCTCATCCAGATCGCCGGCGTCCTCATCCTCGCCGCCGGTGTCTCGCGCGCCTTCGAGGAGCACGACTTCCTCGTCGTCTACCTCGGCTACGTCGTGATGCGCCTCGCGATGGCCTCCCAGTGGCTGCGCGCCGCCCACCACGCCACCGCCCCGGCCGAGCGGACGATGTGCCGCCGGTACGCGGGCGGGGTCCTCGCCGTCCAGATCGGCTGGCTCGCACTGGTCCTCGCGCCCGAGTCGGCCCGCCCGTGGGTGTTCCTGGTCATGGCGCTCGCCGAGATGGCCGTGCCGGTGTACGCGGAGAAGGACGCGCCCAGCGCCTGGCACCCGCACCACATCGCCGAGCGGTACGGCCTGTTCACGATCATCGTGCTCGGCGAGACCGTCGCCGCCGCGACCGTCGCCGTGAAGACGGGCATCGTCGAGAACGACGCCCTCGGCGAAGTCCTCCCGATCGCCGCGGGCGGCCTGCTGCTCGTCTTCGCCGCCTGGTGGATCTACTTCGTCGTGCCCGCCCACGATCGGCTGACCTCCAGCCGCCAGGGCTTCCTGTGGGGCTACGGCCACTACGTGATCTTCTCGTCGGCCGCCGCCGTCGGGGCCGGCCTGGAGATCGCCGTCGAGCAGTCCGTCGGCAAGGCCCACATCTCCACGCTCGCCGCCTCCGCCGCCGTGACGATCCCCTCGGCCGTGTTCCTGCTGTCGGTGTGGCTGCTGCACGCCCGCTACTTCAAGGTCGGCATCGCCCAGCAACTGGTCCTGCCGGTCTCGTCGTTCGCGATCCTGATGTGCACGTTCGCCGGCCACTGGGCGGTCCTGGCGGCCGGGATCGTCGCGGCGGCCACGGTCGCCGTCGGGGTCACCCTGACCGCCCGCAACCCGGCCACGCGCGCGAGGACGAGGGCCTGA